One genomic segment of Caldimonas brevitalea includes these proteins:
- the rocF gene encoding arginase codes for MPIPVSLIGAPTDVGAGARGVSMGPEALRVAGLHPTLEALDCVVQDRGNLVGPPNPWQPASNGYRHLSEVVAWNTAVHDAVYAELGLGRLPILLGGDHCLGIGSISAVARHCREQGKKLRVLWLDAHADFNTSLLTPSGNIHGMPVACLCGHGPDALVNIGGTGPWISPQAVRQIGIRSVDEGEKRFVHEMGLEVFDMRYIDEMGMRHTMELALAMIDSNTHLHVSFDVDFLDPDVAPGVGTTVRGGPTYREAQLCMEMIADCGRMASLDVMELNPALDVRNQTAEVAVDLIASLFGKSTLMRR; via the coding sequence ATGCCTATCCCTGTCAGCCTGATCGGCGCGCCCACCGATGTCGGTGCCGGCGCCCGCGGTGTCTCCATGGGGCCAGAAGCCCTGCGTGTGGCCGGTTTGCACCCGACCCTCGAGGCACTCGACTGTGTGGTGCAAGACCGCGGCAACCTGGTCGGCCCGCCCAACCCCTGGCAGCCGGCCAGCAACGGCTACCGGCACCTGAGCGAGGTGGTGGCCTGGAACACCGCCGTCCACGACGCGGTGTACGCCGAACTGGGCCTCGGCCGGCTGCCCATCCTGCTGGGCGGCGACCATTGCCTGGGCATCGGCTCGATCAGCGCGGTGGCGCGCCACTGCCGGGAGCAGGGCAAGAAGCTGCGGGTGCTGTGGCTCGACGCCCACGCCGACTTCAACACCAGCCTGCTGACGCCCAGCGGCAACATCCATGGCATGCCGGTCGCGTGCCTGTGCGGCCATGGGCCCGACGCGCTCGTCAACATCGGCGGCACCGGGCCCTGGATCTCACCGCAGGCGGTGCGCCAGATCGGCATCCGCAGCGTCGACGAAGGCGAAAAGCGTTTTGTCCACGAAATGGGGCTGGAAGTCTTCGACATGCGCTACATCGACGAGATGGGCATGCGCCACACGATGGAGCTGGCGCTGGCGATGATCGACAGCAACACCCACCTGCACGTCAGCTTCGATGTCGACTTCCTCGACCCCGACGTGGCCCCGGGTGTGGGCACCACGGTACGGGGCGGCCCGACCTACCGCGAAGCGCAGCTGTGCATGGAGATGATCGCCGACTGCGGCCGCATGGCGTCGCTCGACGTGATGGAGCTGAACCCCGCACTCGACGTGCGCAACCAGACGGCGGAAGTGGCGGTCGACCTGATCGCCAGCCTGTTCGGCAAGTCCACGCTGATGCGGCGCTGA
- a CDS encoding HesA/MoeB/ThiF family protein, protein MNDDQLLRYSRHLLLNELGVEGQERILAGHALIIGAGGLGSPAALYLGTAGIGTLTVVDNDTVDLTNLQRQIIHDMSRLHTAKAESAARSIAAINPDVRVRPIERHADPTLLDELVREADVVLDCCDNFATRHSVNLACVRHRKPLVSGAAIRFDGQVSVYDVRNSRSPCYACVFPPDQQFDEVRCATMGVFAPLVGIVGAVQAAEALKLVAGLDVSSLCGRLQMLDALTMSWNEIVVSRQPACPVCRPHRPPLA, encoded by the coding sequence ATGAACGACGACCAGCTCCTCCGCTACAGCCGCCACCTCCTCCTCAACGAACTCGGCGTCGAAGGCCAGGAGCGCATCCTCGCCGGCCATGCGTTGATCATCGGCGCCGGCGGTCTGGGCTCACCCGCCGCCCTCTACCTCGGCACCGCCGGCATCGGCACCCTCACCGTGGTCGACAACGACACCGTCGACCTCACCAACCTGCAGCGCCAGATCATCCACGACATGTCGCGCCTGCACACCGCCAAAGCCGAGTCGGCCGCCCGCAGCATCGCCGCCATCAACCCCGACGTGCGCGTGCGCCCCATCGAGCGCCACGCCGACCCCACCCTGCTCGACGAACTGGTGCGAGAAGCCGACGTGGTGCTCGACTGCTGCGACAACTTCGCCACCCGCCACAGCGTCAACCTCGCCTGCGTGCGCCACCGCAAACCGCTCGTCAGCGGCGCCGCCATCCGCTTCGACGGCCAGGTCAGCGTCTACGACGTGCGCAACAGCCGCTCGCCCTGCTACGCCTGCGTGTTCCCGCCCGACCAGCAGTTCGACGAGGTGCGGTGCGCCACGATGGGCGTGTTTGCGCCGCTGGTGGGCATCGTCGGCGCCGTGCAGGCAGCCGAAGCACTCAAGCTGGTCGCCGGCCTCGACGTGTCCTCCTTGTGCGGCCGCCTGCAGATGCTCGACGCCCTCACCATGAGCTGGAACGAGATCGTCGTGAGCCGCCAACCGGCCTGCCCCGTCTGCCGCCCCCACCGGCCCCCCCTCGCGTGA
- a CDS encoding FIST N-terminal domain-containing protein, with protein sequence MMPLVEASRTPRSILRGMSAQRDPERAAAELFEQIWQPGLALAVVFCSPGYDRERLARALRERFGATPLIGCTTAAEIGPLGYSTGTLTGFSLSSREFSVSVHVIDHLQGYRSTDGQAIVDGMLGELSAQGVMPSRDNTFGMLLIDGNCQREERVAHSLHTALGDIELFGGSAGDGLEVGKNPYVLHGGGFHRDRAVFVLVSTAHPFVVFKTDSFLPTPTRMVITEARPEERKVLEINGERAALEYARQVGIAVEQLDITVFARHPIGVMRGGEFYPRTIVWIEDDLSLTFGCAIDAGVVLATAQPTDPIQALSQRLDALRQRVGTPELLIACDCMCRYHAMEDQGVTGQAGELLAAHGAVGFSTYGEQYNSMHINQALTGVAIGRKAVL encoded by the coding sequence ATGATGCCGCTGGTTGAAGCGTCCCGTACGCCGCGGTCCATCCTGCGCGGCATGAGCGCCCAACGCGATCCCGAGCGCGCCGCCGCCGAGCTGTTCGAGCAGATCTGGCAGCCGGGGCTGGCCCTGGCGGTGGTGTTCTGCTCGCCCGGCTACGACCGAGAGCGACTGGCGCGGGCCTTGCGCGAGCGTTTCGGCGCCACGCCGTTGATCGGTTGCACCACCGCCGCGGAGATCGGGCCGCTCGGCTACAGCACCGGCACCCTGACCGGTTTCAGCCTCTCCTCGCGCGAATTCAGCGTCTCGGTGCACGTCATCGACCACTTGCAGGGCTACCGGTCGACCGATGGACAGGCCATCGTGGACGGCATGCTGGGCGAACTGAGCGCGCAAGGTGTGATGCCGTCGCGCGACAACACCTTCGGCATGCTCCTGATCGACGGTAACTGCCAGCGTGAGGAACGCGTCGCCCACTCGCTACACACCGCGCTGGGCGACATCGAGCTGTTCGGGGGGTCTGCTGGCGACGGCCTGGAAGTGGGAAAGAACCCGTATGTCCTGCACGGTGGCGGTTTCCACCGTGACCGCGCGGTGTTCGTGCTGGTGTCGACGGCCCATCCCTTCGTGGTCTTCAAGACCGACAGCTTTCTGCCGACCCCCACCCGCATGGTGATCACCGAGGCCCGACCGGAGGAACGCAAGGTCCTCGAAATCAACGGCGAGCGGGCGGCACTCGAATACGCCCGGCAGGTCGGCATCGCGGTCGAGCAGCTGGACATCACCGTCTTCGCGCGCCATCCCATCGGCGTGATGCGCGGCGGCGAGTTCTATCCGCGCACCATCGTCTGGATCGAGGACGACCTGAGCCTGACCTTCGGCTGCGCGATCGACGCCGGGGTGGTGCTGGCCACCGCGCAGCCCACCGACCCCATCCAGGCCTTGTCGCAGCGCCTCGACGCCCTCCGGCAGCGTGTCGGCACGCCCGAGCTGCTGATCGCTTGCGACTGCATGTGCCGCTATCACGCGATGGAGGACCAGGGTGTCACAGGGCAAGCCGGCGAGCTGCTCGCCGCGCACGGCGCTGTGGGGTTCAGCACCTATGGGGAGCAGTACAACTCGATGCACATCAACCAGGCGCTGACCGGGGTGGCGATCGGTCGGAAAGCAGTGCTTTAG
- a CDS encoding TIGR00730 family Rossman fold protein produces the protein MDDKRQNLTARNFPSAQEDAAAATELPRYGGPESAYRLAFSDAEFLLRDELRPVRMQLELLKPELIQREHNVETTVVIFGSARIPPRDVAAELLEQARQGGDPVLIRHAEHRLRMSHYYEEARRFAHLATEASKHMNPPLYVVTGGGPGIMEAGNRGAFEAGGKSIGLNIVLPHEQEPNPYVTPELCFLFHYFGLRKMHFLMRSIALVCFPGGFGTMDELFEVLTLIQTGKCRKRPVLLFGREFWTRLINFEVLIDAGMISPEDVNLFRYVETADEAWQAVCAAYELEASTGSGTLPEDV, from the coding sequence ATGGATGACAAGCGTCAGAACCTGACCGCACGCAATTTCCCGTCTGCCCAGGAAGACGCGGCCGCCGCCACCGAGCTGCCGCGCTACGGTGGCCCCGAGAGCGCCTACCGGCTGGCGTTCAGCGACGCCGAGTTCCTGCTGCGCGACGAACTGCGCCCGGTGCGCATGCAGCTCGAGCTGCTCAAACCCGAGCTGATCCAGCGCGAACACAATGTCGAGACCACCGTGGTGATCTTCGGCAGCGCGCGCATCCCGCCGCGCGACGTGGCGGCCGAGTTGTTGGAACAGGCGCGCCAGGGCGGTGACCCGGTGCTGATCCGGCATGCCGAACACCGGCTGCGCATGTCGCACTACTACGAGGAAGCGCGCCGCTTCGCCCACCTGGCGACCGAGGCCTCCAAACACATGAACCCGCCGCTGTACGTCGTCACCGGCGGCGGCCCGGGCATCATGGAGGCCGGCAACCGCGGCGCCTTCGAAGCGGGCGGCAAGAGCATCGGCCTCAACATCGTGCTGCCGCACGAACAAGAGCCCAACCCCTACGTCACGCCGGAGCTGTGCTTCCTGTTCCACTACTTCGGCCTGCGCAAGATGCACTTCCTGATGCGCTCGATCGCGCTGGTGTGCTTCCCCGGCGGCTTCGGCACGATGGACGAGCTGTTCGAGGTGCTGACCCTGATCCAGACCGGCAAGTGCCGCAAACGGCCGGTGCTGCTGTTCGGCCGTGAGTTCTGGACGCGCTTGATCAATTTCGAGGTGCTCATCGACGCTGGCATGATTTCGCCTGAAGACGTCAACCTGTTCCGCTATGTCGAGACCGCCGACGAAGCGTGGCAGGCTGTCTGCGCCGCCTATGAACTGGAAGCGTCGACAGGCTCCGGCACGCTGCCGGAAGACGTCTGA
- a CDS encoding IS3 family transposase (programmed frameshift), protein MSKTTRRTFDAAFKLQVVKMIREQGLSVGQVCRDMSLVDSAVRRWVAQYDEEQAGGSGIGRPLTPEQQRIRQLEAELRQAKSDNELPKKSLGLLRPRTEVIHQIVQQEGKACISQLCRLLGISRSGFYAARRRAAQDAAVCPVGACAKAAFEASGRSYGSRRLSAALKAQGWAVGRQRARTLMRHHRLRPRWRRKFVPTTDSRHELPVAANVLARRFRPEAPDRAWAGDITYIRTRSGWLYLAAVMDLFSRKIVGWAMAADMSAQLVCAALRMAIASRQPAPGLLVHTDRGSQYASQVHTELLARHGLLGSMSRKGNCWDNAVIERFFLNLKMERVWLRDYANHAEAMADIADYIVGFYNCVRLHSTLGYRSPVVHEQLMAATL, encoded by the exons ATGAGCAAGACGACCCGGCGAACCTTCGACGCGGCATTCAAGCTGCAAGTCGTGAAGATGATTCGAGAACAAGGGCTGAGTGTCGGGCAGGTGTGCCGCGACATGAGCCTGGTGGACAGCGCCGTGCGGCGTTGGGTGGCGCAGTATGACGAGGAACAGGCAGGAGGCAGCGGCATCGGCCGGCCGCTGACGCCGGAGCAACAGCGCATACGGCAGTTGGAGGCTGAGCTGCGGCAGGCGAAGTCGGACAACGAACTGC CTAAAAAAAGTCTCGGCCTTCTTCGCCCGCGAACTGAAGTGATTCATCAGATCGTGCAGCAGGAGGGGAAGGCCTGCATCAGCCAGCTGTGCCGGCTGCTGGGAATCAGCCGCTCGGGCTTCTACGCGGCGCGCCGCCGCGCAGCCCAAGACGCCGCGGTGTGCCCGGTGGGCGCGTGCGCCAAGGCCGCATTTGAGGCCAGCGGACGCAGCTACGGCAGCCGTCGGCTGAGCGCCGCGCTGAAGGCTCAGGGATGGGCCGTGGGGCGCCAGCGCGCTCGCACGCTAATGCGGCACCACCGACTGCGCCCCCGCTGGCGGCGCAAGTTCGTCCCCACCACCGACAGCCGGCACGAGCTGCCGGTTGCAGCCAATGTGCTTGCCCGGCGGTTCAGGCCTGAGGCGCCGGACAGGGCTTGGGCGGGTGACATTACCTACATTCGAACGCGCAGCGGCTGGCTGTATTTAGCCGCGGTGATGGACCTGTTCTCCCGCAAGATCGTAGGCTGGGCCATGGCCGCGGACATGTCTGCTCAGCTGGTCTGTGCGGCCCTGCGTATGGCCATCGCAAGCCGCCAACCTGCGCCGGGCTTGCTCGTGCACACCGACAGAGGCAGCCAATACGCCAGCCAGGTCCATACAGAGTTGCTGGCCCGCCACGGGCTGCTGGGCAGCATGAGCCGCAAAGGCAACTGTTGGGACAACGCCGTCATCGAGCGCTTTTTCCTCAACTTGAAGATGGAGCGCGTCTGGCTACGCGACTACGCGAACCACGCCGAGGCAATGGCTGACATCGCCGACTACATCGTCGGCTTTTACAACTGCGTGCGCTTGCACTCCACGCTCGGCTACCGCTCCCCGGTCGTTCACGAGCAATTGATGGCGGCCACCCTATAA